The Opitutus sp. ER46 genome contains a region encoding:
- the plsY gene encoding glycerol-3-phosphate 1-O-acyltransferase PlsY: MLTPLLLAAVVGYLLGSLPFGYLVARAHGVNIFEVGSKNPGATNVRRVLGSRAGNMVFALDAVKGALATAAPWAYWYLSREATPGSTLGPLSLTNLEAAGLVGAFLGHSFSCFTRFRGGKGVATGAGGFAVLFPLGVLIALVVWLLSLAICRYVSVSSMLAAIALPVAAFFLGQPGIILGASVLIAVLVVVWHRTNLARLAAGTESKVGQKPAAPKS, from the coding sequence ATGCTTACCCCCCTGCTGCTCGCCGCCGTCGTTGGCTACCTCCTGGGCTCGCTTCCCTTCGGTTACCTCGTGGCCCGCGCGCACGGGGTGAACATCTTCGAGGTCGGCTCGAAGAACCCGGGCGCCACGAACGTGCGTCGCGTGCTCGGCAGCCGCGCCGGCAACATGGTCTTCGCGCTGGATGCGGTGAAGGGTGCGCTCGCGACGGCCGCGCCCTGGGCCTACTGGTATCTCAGCCGTGAGGCCACGCCGGGGAGCACGCTTGGGCCGCTGTCGCTCACCAACCTCGAGGCGGCCGGACTCGTCGGCGCGTTTCTTGGCCACAGCTTTTCCTGCTTCACGCGTTTCCGCGGAGGCAAGGGCGTCGCCACGGGCGCCGGCGGCTTCGCGGTGCTGTTCCCGCTGGGCGTCCTGATCGCGCTCGTCGTCTGGCTGCTGAGCCTTGCGATCTGCCGGTACGTCTCGGTGTCCTCGATGCTCGCGGCCATCGCCCTGCCAGTCGCCGCGTTCTTCCTCGGACAGCCGGGCATCATCCTCGGCGCGTCCGTGCTGATCGCCGTGCTTGTCGTCGTCTGGCACCGCACCAACCTCGCGCGCCTCGCGGCTGGCACCGAGAGCAAGGTCGGGCAAAAGCCCGCCGCCCCGAAATCATGA
- the serA gene encoding phosphoglycerate dehydrogenase, with protein sequence MKVLVADKISPKGVAYLRQQSGLEVIEAYGSSPEKVLELVKDVHAIAVRSETKITAEVFAAAPLLKVVGRAGVGVDNVDVEAATERGVIVMNTPSGNTIATAELTFTHLLCGARPVPQASASMRAGQWDRKSFSGIELFRKTLGIVGLGRIGGEVAKRAQAFGMRVLAFDPYLAPSRAKAMQVEGVTLDELLRQSDYITVHMPLTDDTKYMIDEAALAKCKKGVRLFNCARGGIIKEAALIEALKSGHVAAAGLDVFEDEPLAKDSELRKMPNVVLTPHLGASTAEAQESVGIEIAEQIADVLKGGVIRNAVNVPSIDAATMKILGPYINLGTKLGTLVQQIAPQQISMLSITYWGKLLDSDVNAVTRSIERGFLRRISGAEVNFVNAPARLERLGIRAQVVKSTQDAGYTDLIQVEATTDDGKIYSASGTLIGKANEPRIVNINGREVEVLADGKLLVLENMDQPGMVGEVGTILGKDGVNIADMSLSRLTPGGTAYMVVRVDSEPSESARKVIKGHPAIKMAKFVQL encoded by the coding sequence ATGAAAGTCCTCGTCGCTGACAAGATCTCGCCCAAAGGAGTCGCCTACCTGCGCCAGCAGTCGGGCTTGGAAGTCATCGAGGCCTATGGCTCCTCTCCGGAGAAGGTTCTGGAACTCGTGAAGGACGTGCACGCGATCGCCGTCCGTTCCGAGACGAAGATCACCGCCGAGGTGTTCGCCGCCGCCCCCTTGCTCAAGGTGGTGGGACGCGCCGGAGTGGGCGTGGACAACGTCGACGTCGAGGCCGCGACCGAACGCGGTGTCATCGTCATGAATACGCCGTCGGGCAACACGATCGCCACGGCTGAGCTCACCTTTACGCACCTGCTGTGTGGCGCCCGTCCCGTGCCCCAGGCTTCGGCTTCGATGCGCGCCGGCCAGTGGGACCGCAAGAGCTTCTCGGGCATCGAGCTTTTCCGCAAAACCCTCGGCATCGTCGGCCTCGGCCGCATCGGGGGCGAAGTGGCGAAGCGCGCCCAGGCCTTCGGCATGCGCGTGCTCGCGTTTGATCCTTACCTCGCCCCCAGCCGGGCCAAGGCGATGCAGGTGGAAGGCGTGACCCTCGACGAACTGCTCCGCCAGTCGGATTACATCACGGTCCACATGCCGCTGACCGACGACACGAAGTACATGATCGACGAGGCGGCGCTGGCGAAGTGCAAGAAGGGCGTCCGGCTCTTCAACTGCGCCCGCGGCGGCATCATCAAGGAAGCCGCTCTCATCGAGGCGCTGAAGTCCGGCCACGTGGCCGCCGCCGGCCTCGACGTGTTCGAGGACGAGCCGCTGGCCAAGGACAGCGAACTCCGGAAGATGCCCAACGTGGTGCTGACGCCGCATCTGGGCGCTTCGACCGCCGAGGCGCAGGAGTCCGTGGGCATCGAGATCGCCGAGCAGATCGCCGACGTGCTCAAGGGCGGCGTGATCCGCAATGCCGTCAACGTGCCGTCGATCGACGCCGCGACGATGAAGATTCTCGGGCCCTACATCAACCTGGGCACCAAGCTCGGCACCCTGGTGCAGCAGATCGCGCCGCAGCAGATCTCGATGCTGTCGATCACGTACTGGGGCAAGCTGCTCGATTCCGACGTCAACGCCGTCACCCGCTCGATCGAGCGCGGGTTCCTGCGCCGGATCAGCGGCGCGGAGGTCAATTTCGTCAACGCCCCGGCCCGCCTCGAGCGGCTCGGCATTCGTGCCCAGGTGGTGAAGTCCACCCAGGACGCCGGGTACACCGACCTGATCCAGGTCGAGGCGACGACCGACGACGGGAAGATCTACTCCGCTTCCGGCACGCTCATTGGCAAGGCCAACGAGCCGCGCATCGTGAATATCAACGGGCGCGAGGTTGAGGTGCTCGCCGACGGCAAGCTCCTCGTCCTCGAGAACATGGACCAGCCCGGCATGGTGGGCGAGGTGGGCACCATCCTCGGCAAGGACGGCGTCAACATTGCCGACATGTCCCTCTCGCGTCTCACCCCGGGCGGCACCGCCTATATGGTGGTCCGCGTGGACAGCGAACCGAGCGAGTCCGCCCGCAAGGTCATCAAGGGCCATCCTGCCATCAAGATGGCGAAGTTCGTCCAGTTGTGA
- the cimA gene encoding citramalate synthase, translated as MSSAVKIYDTTLRDGTQGEGISFSVTDKLLIAERLDQFGVDYIEGGFPGSNPRDITFFQEAQKLKLKHARLSAFGSTRRAGHPATEDPQLRTLLDSGMPVLAIVGKTWKLHVTEILRTTLEENLAMIEDSTRYLVAEGREVIYDAEHFFDGYKDDSEYALRTLAAAIRGGAANLTLCDTNGGTLVDDFKTIVARVVQEFGSDKVGVHCHNDSGLAVALTLGGVVAGASLVQGTMNGYGERVGNADLTTVLPNLCLKMGRTAHCATNLRQLRDLSLFFDELANLRPNPKAPFVGLSAFAHKGGLHANAAQKVARSYEHITPALVGNRTRVLVSDMAGRTSLILKARELGVDLDEKRPEMKALIDELKEKEFHGYEYEAADASFKLLVAKHLGQRRTFFDVETYRVIIERHGAQLWAEATVKLQVNGEWMHTVAEETGPVGALDKALRLALEKHYPQLHAMQLRDYKVRILEGNAGAGSRTRVLIESGDGQRIWGTVGVSDNIIDASWEALRESVEYKLSQTATTELHGAKP; from the coding sequence ATGAGTTCCGCGGTCAAAATTTACGATACGACCCTGCGCGACGGCACGCAGGGGGAAGGCATCAGCTTTTCGGTCACGGACAAACTGCTCATTGCGGAGCGACTGGACCAGTTTGGCGTCGACTACATCGAGGGCGGCTTCCCCGGCTCGAACCCGCGCGACATCACGTTTTTCCAGGAAGCGCAGAAGCTGAAGCTCAAGCACGCCCGGCTGTCGGCCTTTGGGTCCACCCGGCGGGCCGGCCATCCTGCCACCGAGGATCCGCAACTCCGCACCCTCCTGGACAGCGGGATGCCGGTCCTCGCGATCGTGGGCAAAACGTGGAAGCTCCACGTCACCGAGATCCTGCGCACCACGCTCGAGGAGAACCTGGCGATGATTGAGGACTCCACGCGTTACCTGGTGGCGGAGGGGCGCGAGGTCATCTACGACGCCGAGCACTTCTTCGACGGCTACAAGGACGACTCCGAGTACGCGCTGCGCACGCTGGCCGCGGCCATCCGGGGTGGGGCGGCCAACCTGACGCTTTGCGACACGAACGGCGGCACGCTCGTCGATGACTTCAAGACGATCGTCGCGCGCGTCGTGCAGGAATTCGGCTCCGACAAGGTGGGCGTCCACTGCCACAACGACAGCGGGCTCGCGGTTGCACTGACGCTTGGCGGCGTCGTGGCGGGCGCGTCGCTCGTGCAGGGCACGATGAACGGCTACGGCGAGCGCGTGGGCAACGCGGACCTGACGACGGTTCTGCCCAATCTCTGTCTGAAGATGGGCCGCACCGCGCACTGCGCGACGAACCTGCGGCAGTTGCGCGACCTGTCCTTGTTCTTCGACGAGCTCGCGAACCTGCGGCCGAACCCCAAGGCGCCGTTCGTCGGCCTCTCTGCCTTCGCCCACAAGGGCGGGTTGCATGCCAACGCCGCCCAGAAGGTGGCGCGCAGCTACGAGCACATCACGCCGGCGCTCGTCGGCAATCGCACGCGGGTCCTTGTGTCCGACATGGCCGGGCGCACCAGCCTCATCCTGAAAGCGCGCGAGTTGGGCGTCGACCTCGACGAAAAGCGCCCCGAGATGAAGGCGCTGATCGACGAGCTGAAGGAGAAGGAATTCCACGGCTACGAGTACGAAGCGGCGGACGCCTCCTTCAAACTGCTCGTCGCGAAACACCTTGGACAACGGCGTACGTTCTTCGACGTCGAGACCTACCGCGTCATCATCGAGCGTCACGGAGCCCAGCTCTGGGCCGAGGCGACGGTGAAGCTCCAGGTCAACGGCGAGTGGATGCACACGGTCGCGGAGGAAACCGGCCCGGTCGGCGCGCTCGACAAGGCGCTTCGGCTCGCGCTGGAGAAGCACTACCCGCAGCTCCACGCGATGCAGTTGCGCGATTACAAGGTCCGCATCCTCGAGGGTAACGCCGGCGCCGGTTCGCGGACGCGCGTCCTGATCGAGAGCGGTGACGGCCAGCGCATCTGGGGCACGGTTGGCGTGAGCGACAATATCATCGACGCCAGCTGGGAAGCCCTCCGCGAGTCGGTCGAGTACAAGCTGTCACAGACCGCGACGACCGAGCTTCACGGCGCGAAGCCGTAA
- a CDS encoding four helix bundle protein produces MSSSPDRTGNPPIRHFTDLRVWQRAYELGLQVFEVSRRWPVEERFALTDQVRRSARSVSACIAEAWGKRRYEAHFVSKLTDADTELLETENWLMFARAHQYLPPEGFDSLYSLMREIGPGLGAMMRNPSPFIIAADHGGH; encoded by the coding sequence ATGAGTTCATCACCCGACAGGACGGGAAACCCGCCGATCCGGCACTTCACGGATCTGCGGGTTTGGCAGAGGGCGTACGAACTCGGCCTCCAGGTGTTCGAAGTGTCGAGGCGGTGGCCGGTGGAAGAGCGCTTTGCGCTGACCGATCAAGTGCGGCGATCTGCCCGTTCCGTCAGCGCCTGTATCGCGGAAGCTTGGGGAAAGCGCCGTTACGAGGCTCACTTCGTGAGCAAGCTGACGGATGCCGATACCGAGCTCCTGGAAACCGAAAACTGGCTCATGTTTGCCCGAGCGCACCAATACCTCCCGCCTGAGGGTTTTGACTCACTCTACTCGTTGATGCGGGAAATAGGTCCAGGGCTCGGCGCGATGATGAGGAATCCCAGTCCGTTCATAATCGCGGCAGATCACGGCGGCCATTGA
- a CDS encoding homoserine dehydrogenase: MSDSMTVNIGICGLGTVGQGVWKHLTANRADLERRVGVKLNLARAAVRDLRKTRAVKIPAAKLTDDSFSIANDPSIHIVCELIGGTKLAREVTLTALRHGKIVVSANKALICEHGAEIISTARKHGGHFFFEASVAGGIPIIKAIREGLVANHFPRIYGILNGTCNYILTQMEDQDAPYADVLAEAKRLGYAEADESLDVDGWDTAHKAAVLAWLAHGRWVKTDQMIVEGISRITPADFKNASVLGYGIKLLAVITRDFKRDELSVRVHPTLLPEGNVIANVSGVFNAVSVTGDVVGTTLYSGRGAGQDATASAVISDIADAASLLKHGKGAHLLGEADESVPTCRLAPPENIRCRYYLRLTVKDEPGVLARVASVMARHRISIASVIQNPSEYSGAASLVLTTHESNERAMQRTLRQLKALGSVLEDPVLLRIGDFE; this comes from the coding sequence ATGAGCGACTCTATGACAGTGAACATCGGCATCTGTGGCCTGGGCACGGTGGGGCAGGGCGTGTGGAAACACCTGACTGCCAACCGGGCCGACCTGGAACGCCGCGTCGGGGTGAAACTGAACCTCGCCCGCGCGGCCGTACGCGATCTGCGCAAGACGCGTGCGGTGAAGATTCCCGCGGCCAAGCTTACGGATGACTCGTTCTCGATCGCCAACGACCCGTCCATCCACATCGTCTGCGAACTGATTGGCGGCACGAAACTCGCCCGCGAGGTCACGCTCACCGCGCTGCGCCACGGCAAGATCGTCGTCTCCGCCAACAAGGCGCTCATCTGCGAACACGGCGCCGAGATCATCAGCACCGCTCGCAAGCACGGCGGCCATTTCTTCTTCGAGGCCTCCGTCGCCGGCGGCATCCCGATCATCAAGGCCATCCGCGAGGGACTCGTCGCCAATCATTTTCCCCGGATCTACGGCATCCTCAACGGCACGTGTAACTACATCCTCACGCAGATGGAGGACCAGGATGCGCCTTACGCCGACGTCCTCGCCGAGGCGAAGCGGCTCGGCTACGCCGAGGCTGACGAATCGCTCGATGTCGACGGCTGGGACACCGCGCACAAGGCCGCCGTCCTCGCCTGGCTCGCCCACGGTCGCTGGGTGAAGACCGACCAGATGATCGTCGAAGGCATCTCCCGCATCACGCCCGCCGACTTCAAGAACGCCTCCGTTCTCGGCTACGGCATCAAGCTCCTCGCCGTCATCACCCGCGACTTCAAGCGCGACGAGCTCTCGGTCCGCGTGCATCCCACGCTCCTGCCTGAGGGCAACGTGATCGCCAACGTCAGCGGTGTCTTCAACGCGGTCTCCGTCACGGGCGACGTGGTCGGCACCACCTTGTACAGCGGTCGCGGCGCCGGCCAGGACGCCACCGCGAGCGCCGTCATCAGCGACATTGCCGACGCCGCGTCGCTCCTGAAGCACGGCAAGGGCGCCCACCTCCTCGGCGAGGCCGACGAGTCCGTTCCCACCTGCCGGCTCGCGCCGCCCGAGAACATCCGCTGCCGCTACTACCTGCGGCTCACGGTCAAGGATGAGCCCGGCGTCCTCGCCCGCGTTGCCTCCGTCATGGCCCGCCACCGGATCAGCATCGCGAGCGTCATTCAGAATCCTTCGGAATACTCGGGCGCCGCTTCGCTCGTCCTCACGACGCACGAGAGCAACGAGCGTGCGATGCAGCGCACCCTGCGTCAGCTCAAGGCGCTCGGCAGCGTGCTCGAGGATCCGGTCCTTCTTCGGATCGGAGACTTCGAGTGA
- a CDS encoding aspartate kinase, translating into MARIVQKYGGTSVGDVERIKKVAERIKAIRAEGNELVVVVSARAGVTNELIARAKAVCDLPSDRELDQLLAIGEQETIALTAMALHGIGVPAISYTGAQAGITTDTVHTKAKIKDIDASALEKDLSAGNVIIVAGFQGVNDEGQTTTLGRGGSDLTAIALAAAIKADKCEIYTDVDGVYTADPRVVKTARKIEEISYDEMLELASSGSKVMQSRSVEFAAKYNVVFEVRSSFNHNPGTIVKAEVASMEKVLVRGVAVDKDQAKVVVSNITDKPGSAARVFRALADAYVNVDMIVQNIGRAGVANLTFTVPQTETQKAVRALEPIVKDLGGTVSIYEQVAKLAVVGVGMRTHSGVAATLFQTLADAGINIQLISTSEIKIAVVIALDKADEAARLAHKAFGLDA; encoded by the coding sequence ATGGCTCGTATCGTCCAGAAATACGGCGGCACCTCAGTCGGTGACGTCGAACGCATCAAGAAGGTCGCGGAACGCATCAAGGCGATCCGCGCCGAAGGCAATGAACTCGTCGTCGTCGTGTCGGCCCGCGCCGGCGTGACCAACGAGCTCATCGCGCGCGCCAAAGCCGTGTGCGACCTGCCCAGCGATCGCGAACTCGACCAGCTCCTCGCCATCGGCGAACAGGAGACCATTGCGCTTACCGCCATGGCCCTGCACGGCATCGGCGTGCCCGCGATCAGCTACACCGGCGCCCAGGCCGGCATCACGACCGACACGGTTCACACCAAGGCCAAGATCAAGGATATCGACGCCAGCGCGCTCGAGAAGGACCTCTCGGCTGGCAACGTCATCATCGTCGCCGGCTTTCAGGGCGTGAACGACGAGGGCCAGACAACCACGCTCGGCCGCGGTGGATCCGATCTCACCGCCATCGCCCTCGCGGCCGCCATCAAGGCCGACAAGTGCGAGATCTACACCGACGTCGATGGCGTCTACACCGCCGATCCGCGCGTCGTGAAGACCGCCCGCAAGATCGAGGAGATCAGCTACGACGAGATGCTCGAGCTCGCCTCGTCCGGCTCCAAGGTCATGCAGTCCCGCTCCGTCGAGTTCGCCGCCAAGTACAACGTCGTCTTCGAAGTTCGCTCCTCCTTTAACCACAATCCAGGAACCATCGTGAAAGCAGAAGTCGCCTCCATGGAGAAAGTCCTCGTTCGCGGTGTCGCCGTCGACAAGGACCAGGCCAAGGTCGTCGTCAGCAACATCACCGACAAGCCCGGCTCCGCCGCCCGCGTCTTCCGCGCGCTGGCCGACGCTTACGTCAATGTCGACATGATCGTGCAGAACATTGGTCGCGCCGGCGTGGCGAACCTGACGTTCACGGTGCCGCAGACGGAGACCCAGAAGGCGGTCCGCGCGCTGGAGCCCATCGTGAAGGACCTCGGCGGTACGGTGTCCATCTACGAGCAGGTCGCCAAGCTCGCCGTTGTCGGCGTCGGCATGCGCACGCACTCCGGCGTCGCCGCCACGCTCTTCCAGACGCTCGCCGATGCTGGGATCAACATTCAGCTGATCAGCACCTCCGAGATCAAAATTGCCGTCGTCATCGCCCTCGACAAGGCCGACGAAGCCGCCCGCCTCGCCCACAAGGCCTTCGGGCTGGACGCCTAG
- a CDS encoding efflux RND transporter periplasmic adaptor subunit: MSVLRVATAALLVAVAGCSKSGSGSGGRGGGGAPVLVGKAERKVVPLVIDAVGTVEPIRAASVRAQITGTLLRIAIREGQDVAEGDLLFEIDPRPFESTLRSALADQKRIQVQFENARAQVERYKRLDVGRMVSQEEAQQVQDAARALEAQAAAAAAAVESARLQLSYCSVRAPIAGRTGNISVHEGDLIRSSEAGNLVTINQLNPIYVTFGVAQQYLPAIARYRAEHPLAVEIRLGSTEETPAASGELTFVDNAVDTTTGTIRLKATIANEQQRLWPGQFATVAVRLAAPEVLTVPASAVQSDQAGQHVFVVKTDSTAEFRKIVVERTFNDDAVVTAGLEAGDTVVTDGQLRVISGRPVQVKPADILTNPTAAGREGVAADKAGPGSGQGKQQKKKSSQGS; this comes from the coding sequence ATGTCTGTCTTAAGGGTAGCCACCGCCGCCCTGCTGGTTGCCGTGGCGGGTTGCTCCAAGTCCGGGTCGGGATCGGGCGGTCGCGGCGGAGGTGGGGCTCCGGTTCTCGTCGGCAAAGCCGAGCGCAAGGTTGTCCCGCTCGTCATTGATGCGGTCGGCACGGTCGAGCCCATCCGCGCCGCCTCCGTCCGCGCCCAGATCACCGGCACCCTCCTGCGCATCGCGATCCGCGAGGGTCAGGACGTCGCCGAGGGCGATCTGCTGTTCGAAATCGATCCGCGCCCCTTCGAGAGCACGCTGCGCTCAGCCCTCGCCGACCAGAAGCGCATCCAGGTGCAGTTCGAAAACGCCCGCGCCCAGGTCGAACGCTACAAGCGCCTGGACGTCGGCCGCATGGTCTCGCAGGAGGAGGCCCAGCAGGTGCAGGACGCCGCCCGCGCGCTCGAGGCCCAGGCGGCGGCCGCCGCCGCCGCGGTCGAAAGCGCCCGGCTCCAACTCAGCTACTGCTCCGTCCGCGCCCCCATCGCCGGCCGCACCGGCAACATCAGCGTCCATGAGGGCGACCTCATCCGCTCCAGCGAGGCCGGGAACCTGGTCACGATCAACCAGCTCAACCCCATCTACGTCACCTTCGGCGTGGCGCAGCAGTACCTCCCCGCGATCGCCCGCTACCGCGCCGAACACCCGCTCGCCGTCGAGATTCGCCTCGGCAGCACCGAGGAGACCCCGGCCGCGAGCGGCGAACTCACCTTCGTCGACAACGCGGTCGACACCACCACCGGCACCATCCGGCTCAAGGCCACGATCGCCAACGAACAGCAGCGCCTCTGGCCAGGCCAGTTCGCCACCGTCGCCGTGCGCCTCGCCGCCCCCGAGGTCCTGACCGTTCCCGCCAGCGCGGTGCAGTCCGACCAGGCCGGCCAGCATGTCTTCGTGGTCAAGACCGACTCGACCGCCGAGTTTCGGAAGATCGTGGTCGAGCGCACCTTCAACGACGATGCCGTCGTCACCGCCGGCCTCGAGGCAGGCGACACCGTCGTCACCGACGGCCAGCTGCGCGTCATCTCCGGCCGCCCGGTGCAGGTGAAGCCCGCCGACATTCTTACGAATCCAACCGCCGCGGGACGCGAGGGCGTCGCCGCCGACAAGGCCGGCCCCGGCTCCGGCCAGGGTAAGCAGCAGAAGAAGAAGTCCTCCCAAGGCTCGTGA
- a CDS encoding zinc ribbon domain-containing protein has protein sequence MPTYDYACPKCGHTFEAFQSMKDAPLKTCPKCKKTGVKRLLGAGAGLIFKGSGFYITDYKKSSGSVTSTNGSAKSSESKSTASGGGAKSSAAPKSS, from the coding sequence ATGCCTACCTACGATTACGCCTGTCCGAAGTGTGGTCACACGTTCGAAGCCTTCCAGTCGATGAAGGACGCGCCGCTCAAGACGTGCCCCAAATGCAAGAAGACGGGAGTGAAACGACTGCTCGGCGCCGGTGCTGGCCTCATCTTCAAGGGCTCGGGCTTCTACATCACGGACTACAAGAAGAGCTCCGGCAGCGTGACGTCCACGAACGGATCCGCCAAGAGCTCGGAATCGAAATCGACAGCCAGTGGCGGCGGCGCTAAGTCATCCGCAGCCCCGAAATCGTCATGA
- the thrC gene encoding threonine synthase has protein sequence MRFLSTRGQTPSLGFSDAVATGLAPDGGLFLPESLPDFSGKLSAFERLSYPELCFEFMRVFATDIPPDTLRQIVAASYTKFSDPAIAPLKPLAKNLYVLELFHGPTLAFKDFALQLLGNLYAHQCRVRRETINVLGATSGDTGAAAIHGLIGRPGTAIFILYPDGRVSPLQERQMACTGAENVFALAVDGTFDDAQAALKEVFGDQGFRTQHRLSAVNSINLARVLAQCVYYLHAWLRLPAAERGNVEFVVPTGNFGNVLAGWMLQKMGVPIRGFRVATNQNDILYRLFTTGEYRVGAVHPSLAPSMDIQVASNFERFIYFAVGREPARVRQVMDTFKQTGAYTFERFNRDTFTSTRCSDGEIPGIIQRVHAAYGYVADPHTACAFKEIAPDRVSVVLSTASPAKFPDTIRSAIGVEPTHPSLEALKSKPIVKHKLQATPAAIRAFIHAHAVGA, from the coding sequence ATGCGTTTTCTCTCTACACGCGGGCAGACGCCCTCGCTTGGGTTCTCGGATGCGGTGGCCACGGGGTTGGCGCCCGACGGCGGGTTGTTCCTGCCGGAATCGCTGCCGGACTTCAGCGGCAAACTCTCCGCGTTCGAGCGGCTCAGCTATCCCGAGCTCTGCTTCGAGTTCATGCGGGTGTTCGCCACCGACATCCCGCCGGACACGCTCCGGCAGATCGTCGCGGCGAGCTACACAAAGTTCTCCGACCCCGCGATCGCCCCGCTGAAGCCGCTGGCGAAGAATCTGTACGTGCTCGAGCTGTTTCACGGCCCGACGCTCGCGTTCAAGGACTTCGCCCTGCAGCTCCTGGGCAACCTCTACGCCCACCAGTGCCGGGTCCGCCGCGAGACGATCAACGTCCTCGGCGCGACCTCGGGCGACACCGGCGCCGCCGCCATTCACGGGCTGATCGGCCGCCCGGGCACCGCCATTTTCATCCTCTACCCGGATGGCCGGGTCTCGCCGCTCCAGGAGCGCCAGATGGCCTGCACCGGCGCGGAAAACGTTTTCGCGCTCGCCGTTGACGGCACGTTCGATGACGCGCAGGCGGCCCTGAAGGAGGTCTTCGGCGACCAGGGGTTCCGCACCCAGCACCGCCTCTCCGCGGTCAACTCCATCAACCTCGCCCGCGTGCTGGCGCAGTGCGTGTACTACCTCCACGCCTGGCTGCGGCTCCCGGCGGCGGAACGGGGCAACGTCGAGTTTGTCGTGCCCACCGGCAATTTCGGCAACGTGCTCGCGGGCTGGATGCTGCAGAAAATGGGCGTGCCGATCCGCGGCTTCCGCGTCGCCACGAACCAGAACGATATTCTCTACCGGCTGTTCACCACCGGCGAGTACCGCGTGGGCGCGGTGCATCCGAGCCTCGCGCCGTCAATGGACATCCAGGTCGCCTCCAACTTCGAGCGCTTCATCTACTTCGCCGTCGGCCGCGAGCCGGCCCGCGTGCGGCAGGTGATGGACACCTTCAAGCAGACCGGGGCGTACACGTTCGAGCGGTTCAATCGCGACACCTTTACCTCCACCCGCTGCAGCGACGGCGAGATTCCGGGGATCATCCAGCGCGTGCACGCGGCCTACGGTTACGTGGCCGATCCGCACACGGCCTGCGCGTTCAAGGAGATCGCGCCGGACCGCGTGAGCGTTGTGCTCTCAACGGCCAGCCCGGCGAAGTTTCCCGACACCATCCGCAGCGCCATCGGCGTGGAGCCGACGCATCCGAGCCTCGAGGCGCTCAAGTCGAAGCCGATCGTGAAGCACAAGCTCCAGGCGACGCCCGCCGCGATCCGGGCCTTCATCCACGCGCACGCCGTGGGCGCGTGA
- a CDS encoding polyprenyl synthetase family protein — MGFESELKQYIARVERGLDLHLPSRETRPARLHAAMRYSLEAGGKRLRPVLVLATAELFGRKDETALPAAVAVECIHTYSLIHDDLPCMDNDDLRRGRPTAHRAFDEPTALLAGDALLTHAFALLATAYAAQPPLAQALVAELADAAGSRRLIGGQMEDLLAEKKADATAGELEFIHLNKTAAMLEAALVMGGLVGGADAAAQATLRRAGRGLGLAFQIVDDVLDATADSATLGKTAGKDAKAGKTTYVKLYGLDASRQMAREQTDVALAALRSLPGDTRFLVALVDSLVGRAK, encoded by the coding sequence ATGGGCTTCGAATCGGAACTCAAGCAGTACATCGCGCGGGTGGAACGCGGGCTCGATCTTCACCTCCCCTCTCGCGAGACCCGCCCGGCGCGGCTGCACGCCGCGATGCGCTACAGCCTCGAAGCCGGCGGCAAACGGCTGCGGCCTGTCCTGGTCCTCGCCACCGCCGAGCTGTTTGGACGCAAGGACGAAACCGCATTGCCCGCCGCGGTGGCGGTGGAGTGCATCCACACCTATTCGCTGATCCACGACGACCTGCCCTGCATGGACAATGATGACCTGCGGCGTGGCCGGCCGACGGCGCACCGGGCGTTCGACGAGCCCACGGCCCTGCTGGCGGGCGACGCGTTGCTGACGCATGCCTTTGCCCTGCTCGCGACCGCGTATGCAGCGCAGCCGCCGCTCGCGCAGGCGCTTGTCGCCGAACTCGCCGACGCGGCTGGGAGCCGCCGGCTGATTGGCGGCCAGATGGAGGACCTGCTCGCGGAAAAGAAGGCCGACGCGACGGCTGGCGAGCTCGAGTTCATTCACCTCAACAAGACGGCCGCGATGCTTGAAGCCGCGCTCGTCATGGGCGGGCTCGTCGGTGGCGCCGACGCGGCGGCGCAAGCCACGCTGCGGCGCGCGGGACGCGGTCTCGGCCTCGCGTTCCAGATCGTCGACGACGTCCTGGACGCCACCGCCGACAGCGCGACGCTGGGCAAGACGGCGGGTAAGGACGCAAAGGCCGGGAAGACGACGTACGTTAAGCTCTACGGGCTCGACGCCTCGCGGCAGATGGCGCGCGAGCAGACCGATGTCGCGCTCGCCGCGCTCCGCTCGCTCCCAGGAGACACGAGGTTCCTCGTCGCTCTCGTCGACTCGCTCGTGGGCCGGGCGAAGTAG